A window of Prionailurus viverrinus isolate Anna unplaced genomic scaffold, UM_Priviv_1.0 scaffold_42, whole genome shotgun sequence genomic DNA:
CTAGGAAATCAAGGAGCAGGAGGTGGTGGACAAAGTCATGGAAACTCTGGACAATGATGGAGACGGCGAATGTGATTTCCAGGAATTTATGGCCTTCGTCGCCATGGTTACCACTGCCTGCCACGAGTTCTTTGAACACGAGTGAAACGGAGAGAGCTGTTCCTGTGGCAGAGACGAAGGTCACACAAGGACGCAGAGGGCAAGGGCTTGCAGGCTAGTAGGAGCTGAGCTTTCCAGCCGTGTTGTAGCTAACTAGGAAGCTTGATTCGCTTTGTCAATGACAAATTGAAAACCTCTTTCCAAGGGCCGTCTTCCAATGGCCCCCGTCACTATCCCTGCTCCGTTAGGCACACGTGTTAGCTGACTGGCCCCAGGGACTCGGTCACGACCGCTTAGGAGAGTGGGTTCTCGGTCACGGTCACGGTCACGGAGCGTGTGCTCCACCCGCCGGCACGGCTGTGGAGAACCCTAACCCAGAAAGATCAAACCGGAACCAAAAACGGCCCTGGACACTGGTGGCTTCCT
This region includes:
- the S100B gene encoding protein S100-B, with the protein product MSELEKAMVALIDVFHQYSGREGDKHKLKKSELKELINNELSHFLEEIKEQEVVDKVMETLDNDGDGECDFQEFMAFVAMVTTACHEFFEHE